The genomic DNA CTATGTTTTCAGCTCAAGGAGGAAGCCTTGTAAGTGTATTAGGTGCAAGGCTGTCTTCAGGACTGCACGCAGGTATTGTGGAATCATCACTTAAACCTGCAGGACAGGCACTGGTTAACTTTGGAATAATTTTCATCCTTGCTGTTATGATATATCCCACCATTGGATTTTTAGCCCATTTTGCAGGTGTTTTTATAGGAATACCATCGCCAGGAATTGAAGCAATGGTTTTAATAGGTTTCCTTGCAGGAATGATTCTTATACCTTTAATAATGATAATGGCGTTCTATTTAAGCGTTATTTCATATAAGAAAGGCTTAGATCCTGATAACATTGTCATACCGTTAGCTACAAGTATGACTGACCCGGTAGCTACCACCAGCCTTGTAATCGTAGTTCTTTTAATTTTAGGGGCTGCAGTATAAAAAATATTATCAACACTCTGATTAAACACTTTAAAATAAAACTTTAAAATAAAAAATGGAATAGAATAATTTTATTTAAGTTACAGACTCTTCGTAGAGAACTTCACCAATCTTTTTAAGCTTATCCATACCTTTAACTTCTTCAGCTTGAAGCGGTATTTGTGCTATAAGCTGCTTTCCAAACTTCTCATGGATTGTTTTAAGACGTTCTTCCTGTATTTTACGTCTTGCAGCACAGAACTCACAATCTGCTTCTTCTGGCTGGATCTGGTTTACAATAACTCCATCAGCCATCATATTATACTTTGCAAGTGCTTCCATAGCCCTTTCAGACTCATAAATTGACATTTCCTCAGGTATAACAACCATTTTGAAAGAAGTTCTTTCAGGGTCAGCTAAAACGCCTCTTGCTTCCCTGATTTTCTTTTTAGTTTCTTCCATATCCTCTAAAGCACGGTCTTCCTCTTCTTCATCACCCATAAATGGCATAATGTTTTTAAATGCCTTGGCCATGCTTCCAACCTGGCGCCTGATCTTTATCATCTTCCCTACCCATGAATCCATCATTTCAGGAAATGAAAGTAAACGTAATGTGTGCCCTGTTGGAGCAGTATCAAATACAACTATGTCATATTCATCAGTGGTCATGTACTGAAGGAATTTATCAAATGCTGCAGTTTCATCAATACCAGGAGCCATTGAAGCCATATCCATCTGATCCTGGAGTAATCCCATATCCATACCAGGATTCATAGCTTGCTGTTCCTGCATCTTTGCCTGGTAGTCCTTCATAGCCACTTCAGGGTCGATTTCCACTGCTTCAAGGTTTTCAGCTATAGGTGTTGGATTATGTCCTATGTTCCGCTCAAAAGAGTCAGATAGGGAGTGTGCAGGGTCTGTGGAAATAACAAGAGTCTTTTTACCATGCCTTGCAAACCATAATGCTGTAGCGGCAGATACAGTTGTTTTACCGACTCCTCCTTTTCCTCCAATGAATACGAATGTTGTTTTTCCTTTGTTGAATTTAAAAAGATCTTTAAATGCCATATTAATCCTCCATAATCAATACTCTAAATCAATTAAAATCAGATATCAATTATAGTTACATTTTGTTCTTTCTATATTTAACTCCACCACCCAAATAATGTTATCAAATTTGTTTCATTAAATATTATTTTTAATAGAAATTATAAGGTTTTAACTGATATAAAAATTGTATATTACCTTTGAGAGGGAGTAGAATGAAATTTTAAGCCATACTTTATACATTGACGATACAATCAATTGGGAATCTCTTAAAAATAAAGAAAAATTCAAAAAATCAAAACCTAAAAAGCCAACTTCTCCTCCAAAACCTAACAAAAATGATAGAAAATATACTCCTAAATTTGGTTTTCTTGATAGATTTTCGACGCATTTTTTTCGATAAAAAAACCTCAAAATTTTTAATTTTAAAGATCATGGAGAAATTTTTAGAGAGTGATTAAAAAAGAAGTAAAGTGAATAGGTGAACCCTTTCTTACTCGCTCCCATTCCACCTACGTGGACATCATCCTTTCAGAAGGACTTACTCACCTTGTATATATAGCTACTTCTTTATATAAAAAGTTAACTTCAATATTTTTTGTGATCCAAGAGTGCTTGTGGGAGTTAATATGAATAATAAATGATATTTTGAGAATTATGTTTTTTAGAAGTGATTTTAGTACCAAACCTGCAAAACTAAAAACCAGGGTTGAGGATTGGGATTAAAACTCATCTGTTCTTTAGGAGTCTCTTTTGGAACACTTACAATATATGCATCAAAATTTCTATCTTTATTTCCAGGAGTTCTAACATGAAACCATAAAACTCCTTCAGTATCACTTTCAAGTAAATTTGAAATTTTTCCAGTAACATTTATGGGTGTTGAACTGAATTT from Methanobacterium sp. includes the following:
- a CDS encoding TRC40/GET3/ArsA family transport-energizing ATPase translates to MAFKDLFKFNKGKTTFVFIGGKGGVGKTTVSAATALWFARHGKKTLVISTDPAHSLSDSFERNIGHNPTPIAENLEAVEIDPEVAMKDYQAKMQEQQAMNPGMDMGLLQDQMDMASMAPGIDETAAFDKFLQYMTTDEYDIVVFDTAPTGHTLRLLSFPEMMDSWVGKMIKIRRQVGSMAKAFKNIMPFMGDEEEEDRALEDMEETKKKIREARGVLADPERTSFKMVVIPEEMSIYESERAMEALAKYNMMADGVIVNQIQPEEADCEFCAARRKIQEERLKTIHEKFGKQLIAQIPLQAEEVKGMDKLKKIGEVLYEESVT